A single region of the Chryseobacterium culicis genome encodes:
- a CDS encoding DUF6624 domain-containing protein translates to MRNTIYTLLLLFLFTSINAQEYSKLISEANKLYETKDYKMSADLYDKAFKIESENPSHLYNGACSSSLAGNTKKAFKWLNLSIEKGWTNLKHLNSDTDLENLHSKKEWGKTIEKLEKKLALIEANYDKPLQAELLAILEEDQKYRVQMNETQKKFGPNSKEMNDLWRVTNQKDSINLLKVKKILDEKGWVGKDKVGAQANSALFLVIQHSDLETQKKYLPMMKEAVAKGNASPGSLALLIDRIEIREGRKQIYGSQIGIIQSNNTFYVSPLIDPDNVDKRRTEVGLGPISDYLKNWNLVWDVEKYKKELPELEKLNK, encoded by the coding sequence ATGAGGAACACTATTTATACCTTATTACTATTATTTTTATTCACAAGCATTAATGCTCAGGAATATTCAAAATTAATAAGTGAAGCAAATAAATTATATGAAACAAAAGATTATAAAATGTCTGCAGATTTATATGATAAAGCGTTTAAAATCGAAAGCGAAAATCCAAGTCACTTATATAATGGCGCATGTTCATCTTCTTTAGCAGGAAATACAAAAAAAGCATTTAAATGGTTGAACTTATCCATAGAAAAAGGTTGGACCAATCTAAAGCACTTAAACTCTGATACTGATTTAGAAAATTTACATTCAAAAAAAGAGTGGGGGAAAACAATTGAAAAGTTAGAAAAAAAATTAGCTTTAATAGAAGCAAATTATGACAAACCATTGCAGGCTGAATTATTGGCAATTCTTGAAGAAGACCAAAAATACAGGGTGCAAATGAATGAAACTCAAAAAAAATTCGGTCCAAATTCTAAAGAAATGAATGATCTTTGGAGAGTAACCAATCAAAAAGACTCAATTAATCTATTAAAAGTAAAAAAAATACTAGATGAAAAAGGTTGGGTTGGCAAAGACAAAGTAGGCGCACAAGCCAATAGTGCATTATTCCTGGTTATTCAGCATTCAGATTTGGAAACGCAGAAAAAATATTTGCCCATGATGAAAGAAGCGGTAGCAAAAGGAAATGCAAGTCCAGGCTCTTTAGCATTGTTAATTGACAGAATAGAAATTCGGGAAGGTAGAAAACAAATATACGGAAGTCAGATAGGAATCATTCAGAGTAATAATACTTTCTATGTTTCACCTTTAATTGATCCTGACAATGTAGATAAAAGAAGAACAGAAGTTGGCTTAGGTCCAATCTCTGATTATCTTAAAAATTGGAATTTAGTTTGGGACGTTGAAAAGTATAAAAAAGAATTACCCGAATTAGAAAAATTAAATAAATAG
- a CDS encoding DUF262 domain-containing protein: MSITKSQTEKIGSIFNGNRFIIPSYQRKYSWTHTEIKALWQDIEESIKDEMKHFVGTLSFKENKSSGLSTDTIYEIIDGQQRITTIFILLKVLIDKISDEDLKKSQLLAFIGSKNSLKLQPLGIDGEFLNQLLFEPETIDAEIINRRSQRFMFSAKKLFTAFSNSLTATEIEQRIIFIRDNIEVLVFNVESQAQAVKMFSIINDRGLPLRILDKTKSILMLFSTLHLKEELNDNINNSFEKIFDAYDDLLVRRDKLGILSRLEENTIFTQHYYSSKKLFSSTWNNRDGADTIFDNLKVRCEELKERPDELKLFVSEYLEDFERFAVSYSNLIKEVETKDIYQKPFRYLEFTATLYPLLVRLYMQGKLNELLPNLETIEVRVYKLRGTNPIADMYWLSSHISEQNLTVEEIREYLIGFSEKFVNNHVFRTYLDGAIYANGAVKYILSEYCNDNHDIETYKDYQVEHIFSKDPNYDATSYGFAGDYDYEKNRLGNLSLLERGLNIGLGNLPPINKVDGYLKSTNTEITNLAGQIQKGNFDKTNVDNRRKEIIDFCILRFNLDNENRN, from the coding sequence ATGTCAATAACAAAAAGTCAGACAGAAAAAATTGGCTCTATTTTCAATGGAAATAGATTTATTATTCCATCATATCAGCGTAAATATAGTTGGACACATACAGAAATAAAAGCATTATGGCAAGACATTGAAGAAAGTATAAAAGACGAGATGAAACATTTTGTTGGAACACTTTCATTTAAAGAAAATAAATCGAGTGGATTATCAACTGACACAATATATGAAATTATTGATGGGCAACAACGTATAACTACAATATTCATACTACTAAAAGTTCTTATTGACAAAATTTCAGATGAAGATCTTAAAAAAAGTCAATTATTAGCATTCATTGGTAGTAAAAATAGCTTAAAACTTCAACCACTTGGAATTGATGGTGAATTTTTAAATCAACTTCTTTTTGAACCAGAAACAATAGATGCTGAAATAATAAACAGAAGAAGTCAAAGGTTTATGTTTTCAGCAAAGAAATTATTCACTGCATTTTCAAACTCTTTGACAGCTACTGAAATTGAACAACGAATAATTTTTATACGTGATAATATTGAAGTTTTGGTTTTTAATGTTGAGAGCCAAGCACAGGCCGTTAAAATGTTTTCAATTATAAACGACAGAGGTTTGCCATTGCGAATTTTAGATAAAACTAAAAGTATTTTAATGCTTTTTTCAACACTACATTTAAAAGAAGAGCTTAACGACAATATAAATAATAGTTTTGAAAAAATATTTGATGCTTATGATGACCTTTTAGTCAGAAGAGACAAATTAGGAATATTGAGCAGACTTGAAGAAAACACAATTTTTACCCAACATTACTATTCCTCAAAAAAATTATTTTCTTCAACTTGGAACAACAGAGATGGTGCGGACACAATATTTGACAATCTAAAAGTAAGATGCGAAGAACTAAAAGAACGACCAGACGAATTGAAACTTTTTGTTTCAGAATATTTAGAAGATTTTGAAAGGTTTGCTGTTAGTTACTCTAACCTCATAAAAGAAGTCGAGACAAAAGATATTTATCAAAAACCTTTTAGATATTTGGAGTTTACAGCAACATTATATCCCTTGTTGGTAAGACTTTATATGCAAGGTAAACTTAATGAATTATTACCAAATTTGGAAACTATTGAAGTTAGAGTCTACAAATTAAGGGGAACAAACCCTATTGCAGATATGTATTGGTTGAGTTCTCATATTTCTGAACAGAATTTAACTGTTGAAGAAATTAGAGAATATCTGATAGGATTCAGTGAAAAATTTGTAAACAATCACGTTTTTAGGACCTACCTTGATGGAGCTATTTATGCAAATGGTGCAGTAAAATATATACTTTCAGAATATTGCAATGATAATCATGATATTGAAACTTACAAAGACTATCAAGTAGAGCACATATTTAGTAAAGATCCAAATTACGATGCAACTTCATATGGATTTGCAGGAGATTACGATTATGAAAAAAATAGATTAGGAAATCTTTCGCTTTTAGAGAGAGGGTTAAATATTGGATTAGGAAATCTTCCACCAATAAACAAAGTTGATGGTTATTTAAAATCAACAAATACAGAAATAACAAATTTAGCAGGGCAAATACAAAAAGGAAATTTTGATAAAACAAATGTAGATAACCGAAGAAAAGAAATTATAGATTTCTGCATTTTACGTTTTAATTTGGATAATGAAAATAGAAACTAA
- a CDS encoding phosphotransferase, producing the protein MTEKFPTINSTLSPHKLGQLIQEKYGLTDKTKCNIFRLAMNHLYIVHDSKNKYVFRVYTHHWRTLLEIEEELRLLNHLKEANRQIAFPIADQSNQFIQEIEAPEGTRFGVLFSYAKGIKTAKFSSETSFLIGQALAKIHQSTENVELMRMSYNTQNLLKNPVLRTKEFYSKNTSEIEFLENLSDFLTLKMENADKQHMRYGAVHLDVWFDNLHIDDEKEVTFFDFDFCGNGYLCFDISYFLFQLFTTHLNEEEYEAKADSFIRGYETVTKINDEEKKFLPYACLAIMNYYISVQCDRFEYWTNIFLNEDHLKRMVGNLKRWIAYHKIEIKNELN; encoded by the coding sequence ATGACAGAGAAATTTCCGACAATAAACAGTACACTTTCACCTCATAAACTTGGTCAACTTATTCAAGAAAAATATGGGCTAACCGACAAAACAAAATGCAATATATTTCGGCTCGCTATGAACCATTTATACATCGTTCATGATAGTAAAAACAAATACGTTTTTAGAGTGTACACGCATCATTGGCGAACTCTATTAGAAATTGAAGAAGAATTAAGACTTCTCAATCATCTCAAAGAAGCAAACCGACAAATTGCTTTTCCTATAGCTGATCAATCAAACCAATTTATCCAGGAAATTGAAGCTCCGGAAGGGACAAGATTTGGTGTTTTATTTTCATATGCTAAAGGTATAAAGACAGCAAAATTTTCATCCGAAACAAGTTTTCTGATTGGACAAGCATTAGCTAAAATTCATCAATCAACAGAAAATGTCGAACTGATGAGAATGTCCTACAATACTCAAAACCTACTCAAAAATCCTGTTCTAAGAACAAAAGAATTCTATAGTAAAAATACCAGCGAAATTGAATTTTTGGAAAATCTCTCTGATTTTTTAACGCTAAAAATGGAAAATGCAGACAAACAGCATATGAGATATGGAGCAGTTCATCTTGATGTTTGGTTTGACAATTTGCACATTGACGATGAAAAAGAAGTAACCTTTTTTGACTTTGATTTTTGTGGTAACGGTTATTTATGCTTTGATATTTCTTACTTTCTATTTCAGTTATTTACAACCCATCTTAACGAAGAGGAATATGAGGCAAAAGCTGACAGTTTCATAAGAGGCTACGAAACTGTAACTAAAATTAATGATGAAGAAAAAAAGTTTTTACCTTACGCATGTCTGGCCATTATGAACTATTATATAAGTGTTCAGTGTGACAGATTTGAATATTGGACCAATATTTTCCTGAATGAAGATCATTTAAAAAGAATGGTGGGGAATTTAAAACGATGGATTGCTTATCATAAAATTGAGATTAAAAACGAGCTAAATTGA
- a CDS encoding antibiotic biosynthesis monooxygenase family protein: protein MIAVIFEVLPEEGKKDEYLDIASSLKSELEIIPGFISIERFQSLVNPKKILSLSFWEDENSIKEWRNRTTHRKAQQAGRNSVFEDYRLRVAAVIRDYGMSERQEAPTDRIF from the coding sequence ATGATCGCTGTAATATTTGAAGTTCTTCCTGAAGAAGGAAAAAAAGATGAATACCTGGATATAGCAAGTTCACTAAAATCAGAGTTGGAAATAATTCCTGGTTTTATTTCGATTGAACGATTTCAAAGTCTTGTAAATCCAAAAAAAATCCTTTCTCTGTCCTTTTGGGAAGATGAGAATAGTATAAAAGAATGGCGCAACAGAACCACACACAGAAAAGCACAACAGGCAGGAAGGAATTCTGTATTTGAAGATTACAGATTGCGTGTAGCTGCGGTAATAAGGGATTATGGGATGTCTGAAAGACAGGAAGCTCCTACAGATCGTATTTTTTAA
- a CDS encoding PLP-dependent aminotransferase family protein encodes MFPFEHIISIDKEKKLPVYRQIAISIINAIRNGNLKAGMPLPGTRELAKTLGVHRKTVIAAYEELNSQDWILIVPRKQVRVSEHIPTLKPQKWHAQNSSVSYENSFDLPLHISKKDSSQRELTVLPEVFIDDGHPDIRLSPVDELLKIYRSYTSRSFTIKKSVVGTTQGTLKLREELSRYLSVTRGLNISADNLLVTHGAQMSIYLAAQLLLQPGDIIISGKPGYPIANSAFEKTKASVIEVPVDENGLDIHVLEKICKKKKITAVYLIPHHHYPTTVTLSVERRMKLLELSNQYSFAIIEDDYDYDYHYSSSPYLPLASGTHKGNIIYIGSFSKILGSSLRIGFMVAPKNFIQEALILRKAIDVGGDGYMQNALAELIRSGDLGRYLKKAKKCYHQRRDYLNILLQQHLRSYISFTLPDGGLAVWIQLKSPYSVNTLKTHSQLQIKRIDEEENAFRLGFASMNEKELEDAVLLIKKILTNIYSK; translated from the coding sequence ATGTTTCCGTTTGAACATATCATCAGTATTGATAAAGAAAAAAAGCTTCCTGTTTACAGACAGATAGCAATCTCTATTATTAATGCGATAAGAAATGGTAATTTAAAAGCTGGAATGCCCCTTCCCGGTACCAGAGAACTTGCAAAAACACTAGGTGTACATCGTAAGACGGTAATCGCAGCCTATGAAGAACTCAATTCCCAGGATTGGATCCTGATTGTTCCCCGAAAACAGGTTAGAGTATCTGAACATATTCCCACTCTAAAGCCTCAAAAGTGGCATGCTCAAAACTCCTCTGTATCCTATGAAAACAGTTTTGATCTTCCGCTTCATATTTCGAAGAAAGATTCGTCACAACGGGAACTGACTGTTCTTCCTGAGGTTTTTATTGATGATGGACATCCTGATATTCGGCTTTCTCCTGTAGACGAGCTGTTGAAAATTTACCGTAGCTATACATCAAGAAGCTTTACCATTAAAAAATCAGTGGTCGGGACAACTCAAGGTACGCTAAAACTAAGAGAAGAGTTATCGAGATACCTATCTGTAACAAGAGGACTGAATATTTCCGCAGATAATCTATTGGTTACCCATGGTGCACAAATGAGCATTTATCTGGCAGCTCAATTGCTTTTACAGCCAGGAGACATTATTATTTCCGGAAAACCAGGATATCCTATTGCGAACAGTGCATTTGAAAAAACAAAAGCGTCTGTGATAGAAGTTCCTGTAGACGAAAATGGGCTGGACATCCATGTTCTAGAAAAAATATGTAAAAAGAAAAAAATAACAGCTGTATATCTCATTCCTCATCATCATTATCCTACAACGGTCACTTTGAGCGTTGAAAGAAGAATGAAACTGTTGGAGCTTTCCAATCAATATTCGTTTGCTATTATTGAGGATGATTACGATTACGATTATCATTACTCCTCTTCACCCTATCTACCTTTAGCAAGTGGAACGCATAAGGGGAACATTATTTATATAGGTTCATTTTCAAAAATATTAGGTTCTTCCCTTCGTATTGGTTTTATGGTAGCGCCTAAAAACTTCATTCAGGAAGCTCTTATTTTACGAAAAGCAATTGATGTAGGAGGGGATGGATATATGCAAAATGCATTAGCAGAATTGATTAGAAGTGGTGATTTAGGAAGGTATCTGAAGAAAGCAAAAAAATGTTACCATCAGCGCAGAGATTACCTGAATATACTTTTGCAGCAACATCTGAGGTCTTATATTTCTTTTACTTTACCAGACGGAGGTCTGGCGGTTTGGATACAGCTAAAATCTCCATACAGCGTTAATACATTGAAAACCCATTCACAATTGCAAATCAAACGAATAGATGAAGAAGAAAATGCTTTTCGATTAGGCTTTGCTTCAATGAATGAGAAAGAACTTGAAGATGCCGTTTTATTGATAAAGAAAATTCTTACCAATATTTATTCAAAATGA
- a CDS encoding GNAT family N-acetyltransferase, translated as MITYQIEEKIGIEEFIEVLVNSTLGERRPVNEPERITEMLQHANLIATARDNGKLIGISRSLTDFAFCTYLSDLAVDENYQKKGIGKELIRLTKEHTPKATLILLAAPKAVAYYPKIGMKQWEQCYILNNVEDLK; from the coding sequence ATGATTACGTACCAAATTGAAGAAAAAATTGGAATAGAAGAATTTATCGAGGTGTTGGTAAACTCTACATTAGGAGAAAGACGCCCGGTAAACGAACCGGAAAGAATAACAGAGATGCTGCAGCATGCCAATCTTATTGCAACAGCCCGGGATAATGGTAAATTAATTGGAATATCAAGATCGTTAACCGATTTTGCCTTCTGTACTTATCTTTCAGATTTGGCTGTTGATGAGAATTATCAAAAGAAAGGGATTGGAAAAGAATTAATCCGATTGACAAAAGAACACACTCCCAAAGCCACCTTGATTCTATTGGCAGCACCAAAAGCTGTAGCCTACTATCCTAAAATCGGGATGAAACAGTGGGAACAGTGTTATATACTGAACAATGTGGAGGATTTGAAATAA